ATCCCCTTCTACTGGTCTCAAAGGCCCAACCTCAAGTACAAGCCAAAACCACAGATCAACAAAACAGTCAACCATGTAAGCTGCACTACAAAACAAGGCCGCCATCATTGTGCTTgtaatttttctttgtctcatgCAGTTTCTATTCTCTCTGTAGTTGGATGCATTCCAGAGACACTTTGACTCACAGATCATTCTCTATGGAAGACAAGTCATTTTGAACTTGGTAAGACGTGTAAAAAGATACATTTCACTCTTCTACTGCTTTCATTTTATGCGACCAATTTATCAGTTAGATATTGGTTCCTTATTTTAAAATCCATTATATTATCCTGgattaaaaataacattcaGGGGAAAGAATGcgataacaaaaacacatgtttttatgGTTGTTTGCATAATTTTTCCATATAGAAACACTTAATTTGTTATGATTTTTTCAGATCAACCAAAAGGGCTCAGAAAAGCCATTGGAGCTGGCCTTTGATAAGATGGTGACCAGTTTGGGAAATGGCATGATCAAGTAAGATTACCATTACTTACATCACTTTTCATCTCATCTATGGCTGCATTCCTTTAGGGCCTCTGGTTTATTCTACCTCAAGTTTGATTGAGGTTGCTGTATTTTCAGTGAGTGCTCACTTTTCTGCAGGTACATCGCGTTTGACTTCCATAAGGAGTGCAGTCGGATGAGGTGGCACCGCCTGCAGCTCTTATTGGACATGGTAGCTGACATGCAGGATGAATTTGGGTCAGTGTGTATTTTGCATTGTTTGTGAAATGATATGCTGAAGGGAAAACATCAATACATTAATTGTAGAGTAGCAGTGCAACATTTAAGATTTATAGTAGTTATTCTAACAGCCAACAACATTTTACATCAGTTTTAGAACAGATGCACTGCAACATTGTAGGTTATTACAGTATAGTAGCATATTCAGCAATAGACAGTTCACATATGGAAAGGAGGTTTATTCTTCCTCAGGAGTTGTGTCTAATGTTATCTAAACTTGTGTGGATCAGATCACTTCCATGTGCAGCGCCTTCTTAATTACACTTCACTCACACATTGACAGCACAGACATCATGGGCATTTCGTTTTCATTGTCCTTGCCCACGACACTTTGAcacacagactggaggagccggggatcaaaCGGTTTACCTTCCGCTTTggggacgacccgctctacgtCCTGATTACAGCAGTCGCATTTAACAACAGATCTAATGTTGTGCATCTGGCTTCAGGTATTTCCTGGTGGATGCAGATGGGAAGGTGCAGCTGAGTCAGGAGGGGATCTTTCGGAGCAACTGCATGGACTGTCTGGACCGCACCAATGTCATCCAGAGCCTTTTGGCCCGAAAGTCACTGCAATCACAGCTACAGGTAGGAGCCAATCATGCAAGTTGTGAACTAAATGATAAAGAGCACTGAACAAGGTGGAGCAGTAGCTGTGCTCTCCTTACAGTCATGTCGGATACAATGATTCCAGTTTTGACATGCTGTATCACAAAAAAAGTCTCTGACCACTACTTATCCACAAattctttgtatttgttaagTGTGGACGTTATTTGGCCAGAATAATTAGAAATCACAAATATTTCAATGATAAGTTgtatttaaactaaattaatctGCTTGACAAAATAATTGCACATTGTTTGTATATTCATTCTCAAATAATAACTTGACATCATGAATACAAAGTTGGGTGGGTAGGTTTGGATTTTGCCTGGATTCTGCTCACATAATACAGTTTGTTCTGTTGGAATCTTCATTACTCTGAACAGATCAAAACCCCAGGTAAATAAAGATTAAGTGTTATATTAATTAAAACTGGGGCAGAAAATAGGGAGGTTTTGTACTAAGATGACACATTACCTGTAGCTTTTAGCGTAATAGCCTTTTGACAGATGAGTCACTAGGTTGACATTGGATGTTTGTGCCTGCAGAAAATGGGAGTCCTGAACATTGGCCAGAAGATTGAGCAGCAGATGGACTTTGAGAAGTTCTACAAGAATGGTGGGCTCCAGTAGTGTCCTTTTTAATTCAGTCATGTGGCACAGCTACATTTAAAGTCATATATTAACATGATGTACTTCTGTTGATTCTCTTTCTGGTTTGTATTTTGTCCCTGTCTGTGCTCGTGCAGCCTGGGCAGACAATGCTGATGCCTGTGCTAAGCAGTATGCTGGTACTGGTGCCCTGAAGACAGACTTCACCAGGTGAGTTTTCACACAGCTGACATCCAGTTAAACACATGATCATTGCTTAAAAATGACATAGAAATCATCTTGATTTTGGTTAGATTGTCTACATATCACAAACATACATGTGCAAAGTTTTACTCTGGTTGTATTCTGGTTATTCTCAACTGTCCCTTAGTTCCATCCTCagaaacaattataataatttcaCCTTTCATACAATCTCCCTTTATTATCATTCAACATTGGTTTCGACCACCTTTCACTTGACAGGGGCAAAATTGCAGTGAGAAGTTGGAATACATTTCACATGTAAAAAGTGTATACTCTGGGGAGCACGAATTGGCTCAACAAGCTTCATTTCAGATACCTGGTTCAGATGAATCCTCTGGGGACTGTGGAGAGTTTCTATGAGGTGTTGACACATTGATCTTTCAGGACGGGGAAGAGAACTCAGTGGGGCCTGCTGATGGACGGCTGGAACTCCATGATTCGATATTACAAGAACAACTTCTCTGATGGTTTCAGACAGGTGGGTCCAAAGCCTCATAGATGTGAGTGCTACAGTATATATTTGTGGATAGTGATttgtattttacagtaaaataaatacaattaatgtATTAGTATTAGGGGCATCATATCCTTTGATTTTAGTAAAATGTTAGTGTAATTTGAACCACACCTGGATGGGGCTGTTCCATGGATAAGGTTGAAATATCAAGCATCAATGCAGGAATGAGTAACTGGTGAAACAGTAGGAGAcggtttgtcttttttttatattacaggACTCCATTGATCTGTTCCTGGGGAACTatgctgcagaggaagctgaTCGGACCACCCCACTGCGGGACCCCAAAGACTGGAAGTTTTTGACGGTAAGATAAGCTCAGGAAGTTGGACAGACCAACCTTTTTTTCCCAATATGTTTATTGTTAACCTGTTTTTCTCCTTCTGTAGTTGCCCATCGTCATGGTGGTAGCGTTCTCCATGTGCATCATCTGCCTGCTAATGGCTGGTAAGAAAAACTGGttaacagacattttttttatacattttttttttttatcctcttaTAAGTATTTTGGTTACTTTATCCAGTATTTGATGAATGCAAATGTAGTTTTTGATTCTTCCACTGACTCTGTGACCTGCCGTCCCTCCTCAGGGGACACGTGGACTGAGACTCTGGCCTACGTTCTGTTCTGGGGATCAGCCAGCGTGGTGACGGGTGGCCTCATCCTCTTCAATGGACGTGACTTTGTAGATGCTCCCAAGCTGGTccagaaggagaagctggactgaatgtgtgtgtgtggaaagcaGCTAGGCCCTGGCGAGCTCACCGCCTCATCCACCAGCTCGTCATCACTTTACCCCCAGCATCAGCAGACCTGGAGCCTTTACTAAGAGAggggggagtggaggagggcGGTGGGCAGCGGGGCAGGCCTCATGTGCGATGATGATGGTGGAAAGAAAGAGACTGGGAGTGCATGAGCCGGCTGCTGTCCACACTGTAGCGATAACCATGTGGACAGGACTGTCTGTCCACACGTTTTACTGGACACTGAACCTCTGGTGTTAATTGTTCTTGATTTCAGAAGATTGTGGTGGGACCCATGTTAAATTCCATGTTTGTCCTCCTGCATTCCTAATGGATGCTTGGGATCAGATTCACAACAGAAGCTGTGATATCACAGcacagttttaaatgatttagtGTTTCTACTGTTGATTTTCATTTAGTGTTTTTACGTTTGTCATTGACAATATGTTCCTGTCCATTTGCAGTTACTACGTCCCAGGTTACACGTTGCCTGCATTTCCAGAACAGTAACGGGTCAATAAGGTGTCCAAAGGCTGGAAGAATTCGTCctgggttgtttgttttgttttcgatttttttatgttttcacctgttgcgtgttaaaaatgtcatcaacacacccactcgaTTGCGGTGAGGATATCGAGCTGTTTATGACATCGCCTCCTccaagtgcatgtctgaaattaatttaacacaGCCAGTGGACATTCTTATCTAAATTCTGACTGTCGAATTCTGGTTCTTTATATATCAGCCTCGTGCAAgaacatattttttttgtgagggACTCATGGTTGTTTTTTCAGCATTtaccattttctttttgttgtaaGATTTCCTGAGCTATGGTCCAGATCtgtcaaacattttctgactcgACATCTGACTTGAAATCTTAAAGCCTTAAACTGAATGAAttgtgggggggggtttaggtattttactgtatttaactcaaataaaatatatagaaatgaaataaatgaataaagatgaatattGTGATCCTCATCACAGCTGCCGAATTAAtgaggtttctttttttatcaaatcCACATCTAGGTTAAACTAGGTGTTTGAGGGTCTGTTCTCTCTCCAGTGTCATCCTCTGTGGTACCTGATTGTTGCATCACCTTCATGGACACATGTAAATCTGCCTGAAGATAGAGAGACTGCCATTTTGGGAGGAAATACCGGTTCAGCCCACTTCCGTCCTCTGAGGGTTCCACTTCAATGTAGGATTTAACGCCTGAGTTGGGACAGTGTATTGTAGTCCATCTGAAAGAGAACTCCTTTATTGATAACAGGTTGTTATATTTATGTAATGTAGCTTATGATTTTATGATAAGACACTATACACAATAAACAATACCTTTAGCATATACTCTACTGTAAGCCACAGGTATGCCATAGCACTACTAAACGTCAGCCAAAGGTGGCTCGAATtagttttgtgttatttttctcctttcacCACATGGGCCACCgtaggttcacatccagattacaccttGCCTGAAGCACCACATCTGTTTCGGGGTTAATTCGGCTGCATTTGCTACGTAACAAGTGGGCCACTTTAGGCTCATATCTGATTTGTTCTGGTCATAACAAGGCCAGAAGTGCTGCATCATCAATGAAGTGGACCACATCTGTATgctatatgtaaaaaaaacaacttcaatATATCCCATAAGTGAAGTAATGTCACCTTTATGGAAAGATGTCAGTGTGCTGAAAGAAGGAAGTGGATGAACACACCGTCACAAACAACTTCATGTTCAGTCTCTGCTGTGACCACATCAGATCATCAGTCTGTACATTACGTTTGAACCTGCACAGACTGATGCAGGACAAATGGACTCGAGCTACATACCTTTCTGCCCTCACAGTTCAACCTCTCCTTCACACCTCAAGCTGCTGCTTAAAGTAGTCAGACATTTGTCTGAGTGTACAAAATCATTTACTGCTGCCGAGGTAAGTTCCTTATCGCCATATATGACTTCCGCCTAAGTGAGATTGTAAAAAGCTActcattaatgtttttttccttgttgCCTGAAGTTTCCATCATTAAAAAACTCCAGATTGTTGATGACGTGAGTTCTTTGACAGAGGTATCGGTGCGGTAATAAACAGGGCAGATGATTTTTGCTGTATCTCATTGTTTCTTTGTGCTTTTTTGTTGTCATGACTGAGATAACTTAAGGTCGGAGGTGAAACAAGACGCATTACATGGGATAAGACATTATTTAAAGCTCCAGTAGGCGATAAGAAGATCAGTTATCCGTTCCACAAGTAAAAACTCTTCAAATGCTGAAAGGTTTGGAGCTTGTGAGCCAAGTTTATTACTAGAGTGTATTTCATGATCACTCTATCAGGCAGGGCACTGTAATGATAATCGTACTTTGGGAATTACTGATCTTACAGTAAATGATCCACACATTGACTTCCTCAATGGTAGCTTAATTATATCCTCATTGCTTCCAAACCGGGTTTCTGTTTTGATGTAACTGTATTTAGTGCTTTACTGCTCatgcaatttcatttttatttgtactttgtaacattgtaaaaaaaaaacttgtaacaCAACACTGACTGCAGGAAGTGCGCTGTGTGTTCAGAAAGCTTCCCAAATATCTCGGGCGACATTCACGTGCCTGTTTTATTTGATGATACTTTACTGTGATGTGCACATAAACAGGAAGGAATGATTACAAAACTAGGAGTGAAGGAGTTGTTTCTGATTTGATCTGAAATTATAAACACTAAATGTTCATTATTCTGATTCCTAGATACCAATGAACTATTCATTATTTCTATTCAGTCTATTCTCTACTAACTCATCCCATCAAGCCTTTCCTAGTGTGCCCCTCGATGAATAATTAATTTGACACTTGTTTCACCCAAGTGGTACATTGTACTGTAAATATCCTATTTATTTTTGAATCCATGTATTTGGTAGTAGGCCATATAATCTCTGGAGGGTtaattcttgtttttctgtaaaggaattttgtgttttttctaccTCTGGTAATACTGTAATGTTTTTCTGGCTTATTTGCCCAGGCCAGGGATCAGATGATGAAGAAACAACAAGCTTAAAATACCGGTTCAGATTAGCCCCcagtgagcaggaggagagacctgcagggggcgctgacACAGGTCAAACTAAGAACTTCGCTTCATTCAATAAAATACAGTATCCAGATGTCTTGAAAAATAGTGTCAGATCTTTCATGAAGCCTGTGCAGCATTGGCATCATCCACATCCACATCCAAATGcatcatgcccccccccccccccccatgaaacCACCTTTAGCATGTGACCAAAGTTCCATACTTCAATCCTGTGATAACACCTAAACCttgatgcacacacagacaggtcgACTTCAAAATTGGCGATTATGTACATGTTGACAATTGAATGACAGGGTTTTGACTCGTAAATAATTATGGCAGGAAGAAAGCAAAAGTCACATATTTATTGAGTATTCATAAGAAAGTTTGAAGACTTATCTACAATATGTACACAGTGTACATGTTTGAGGATGTATAAAGCaaatatttcagtattttgtttatatttggcTCAGAAGTTGCTGTACTGGTTAATACACATGCTCGGCTTTACTCTtatagagaggaaacaaaagcaGATATCAGCCCTTTATAGATAGATTATAGATATAATGCTACTtatccaaaatattttacataataaaaaaaacaggtcaGTGTGGTGTGAACTGAGCTTCTCCTTCGCTCATGCTTCAAACCCCCTCTGAAATCCTCTCGCTGGACTAAAATCCCATTGTGGAGTTttatatttcaacaaaaaaCGTGTTTGGCTTGATCCCACTGATAAGAAGCATTCATATTTGAGGTTAGCtgttaaacatgatttaaaacatCTAATATCTACCGTACTCAAACCCTAGATATCACAATGGAACAAGATACTTATCTACATACAATCATCtgtcatattaaaaaaacatagtGTCATATGATACATTTGCAATAAATGTTGAAGAATCAAACAAACTCTATCTACACTAATAAACATATTCCACTATTACGCCGTGGACTAGCTGAGGCTGAGCGAGGAATTCTTCCAGTTTTTAAAAGTGATCGGCACAGTCTAACTTTAATACTGGAGGAAGTTATACAATCAAATAATATCACTTGACAGAAGAACTTATGTGATTGTGACTCCTACTGCACTTTGAGCGGCTGttaagtgctatataaatacagctcATTTACCAGATACACAGTTTTCTTTATCTTAAGGGGCAGATTTATTTGATGCCTCCTTCTGGGTTTATTGCCCTTTGCCTCCGGTTGATCTGTTTCCATTTCCAAGGGGTATTTGTATCGTCCAAACTTAAAAGAAGTCCTCtgacagggagaggggagatCAAAAAATGCTCGCAGCAATG
The DNA window shown above is from Platichthys flesus chromosome 11, fPlaFle2.1, whole genome shotgun sequence and carries:
- the sacm1lb gene encoding phosphatidylinositol-3-phosphatase SAC1-B, whose translation is MASAYESFNLRTTPEKFYIEACDDGSVDVLAIDRVSTEMTLTVRRDIPVSAETRPLCGVMGTVRLVAGMYLVVITKKQKVGDLLGHAVWKALDFEIISYKKTILHLTDNQMQDNKAFLSMINNVLHTDSFYFATDYDLTHSLQRLANTSPEFQEMSLLERADQRFVWNGHLLREFLAQPELHKFVYPVVHGFIIMKSSCINGKTFEWSIISRRSCFRAGVRYYVRGIDSEGHAANYVETEQIVQFNSAKASFVQTRGSIPFYWSQRPNLKYKPKPQINKTVNHLDAFQRHFDSQIILYGRQVILNLINQKGSEKPLELAFDKMVTSLGNGMIKYIAFDFHKECSRMRWHRLQLLLDMVADMQDEFGYFLVDADGKVQLSQEGIFRSNCMDCLDRTNVIQSLLARKSLQSQLQKMGVLNIGQKIEQQMDFEKFYKNAWADNADACAKQYAGTGALKTDFTRTGKRTQWGLLMDGWNSMIRYYKNNFSDGFRQDSIDLFLGNYAAEEADRTTPLRDPKDWKFLTLPIVMVVAFSMCIICLLMAGDTWTETLAYVLFWGSASVVTGGLILFNGRDFVDAPKLVQKEKLD